The bacterium genome segment GCGTCTTCGGTCGCGGCACCCCAAATGTCGGCGGCGATTAACGTGTGTCCGGCGAACGAAAGCGCCAAAAGGGTGTAACACGCGTACCGGACGCCGGCGGCCTCTATCCGCGGCGCGTAGTACAAAACCGCCATATACGGGAAAATCGCGACGACGAAATGCTGCAACCAAGCCAAGGGTTGTAACAGAACGCCCGTCAACACGATCAAACCCAAGAGCAAGTTATCTGCGGCGGGCCCGGCGCGCCTTTTTATAAAACCGCATTTGACTACGAAGAACGCGATAACGGACGCGAACAGCGCTACGGTTGCGGCGTTCAGCCAACGGAGATGCCGCCACACATATAGATAACGCGGTGGGTGCCCCCTGTTAATCAACCTATTATATGCGTATAACGAAGCGGGCACCGACTCGTTGCGCTCGATGACGTAATAATAATGCTCCGCGACAGCCGGGCGTAAAACAATTTGATACCAACGCCGAATTAAATGGGCGTTGCGACCCCATCCGAGGAAAGCCGCGGACGCCGTAGACAAAACGGCGGCGGCGATGACTACACTTAATAAGGCACGAAACTTCCGGCGGATCAACAAGTAGAGCAAAAGCGGCGCCGCCATTAACTTCACCAAGACGGCCGCGCCCATTACCGCGCCGCCGGTTCCCTTCTTCCCTTGTCGTATTAAGTATACGCCGAGAAAACCGAACGCCCATAACGGCACGTTTATCTGCCCCGAGCCGAGGTTGTCCCACCATAACCTTGCGGAAACGGCCGCCGTCGCCACCAATACCCAATTCAACTTGCCGCCGCGGAGGTTGACCAACTTCCGCCTAAGCCACGCCGATAACGGTATGGCCGGCGACTCCAATAGATATAACGAAACGCTGAACAGGAGGATTAAAGAGCCGAAATTGAAAACGAACCATAGCGCCGCGGCGACGACGCGCGGTAGGAGCGCGAACGGAACCATCAACAGGGCGAAGAACGGCGCGCACAGATAACCGGCGGTGGCCAAACTGCTTCCGGCGTACGGGTCGCCGTCCGTCAATATCGCCTCGCCCGCCTCGAAATATCTTAGAACGTCGCCCCGCGCGGCGCAACGTTCAACCCACTCCACGGCGAACGCGACGAACGCCGCGGCGACGACCACTAGTAAAATTAATACGACCCACCTCCTCATCTCATTAAACTCGCGAGGCCCCCTTCCTAAAATCAGGCCCGGCCGCCGCCCCGCTCCGCGGAGCGGCCCCGCGCCTCGAGCCGAAACAGTATAACCTCCCCGAAGCCCCTGCCGCGGCGGAGCGGTTCCTGCTCCCTACAGCTTCTCGCTCACCAGCTTGGCCTGCGTGAACAAGAGCAGGTAATCGCGGCCGCCGGCGACACGCGGCAAAAAGTTGAACGACCACAGCGGCGTAAAGCAATAATATGGCGAAGGTAATGATTTTTAACCGGAAAAACACGTCCTCCGTCGCGGCCCCCCAAATGTCGGCGGTGGTCAAAGTGTGTCCGGCGAACGAAAGGGCCACAAGCGCGTAGCACGCGTACCGCGCGCCGCCGGGCTCCCCCCGCCGCGCGTAGTATAAAACCGCCATATACGGGAAAATCGCGACGACGAAGTGCTGTAACCAAGCCAAGGGTTGTAACAGAACGCCCGTCAACACGATCAAACCCAAGAGCAAGTTATCTGCGGCGGGCCCGGCGCGCCTTTTTATAAATCCGCATTTGACTACGAAGAACGCGATAACGGACGCGAAGAACGCCCCAGTAGCAGCGTTAACCCAACGGGAATGACGCCGCAGGTACAAAAAACCCGTAAGGTCCCCCCTATTAAACAACCTATTATATGCGCACAACGCAGCGGGCACCGACTCGTTGCGATCTAAATTATAATAAAAATACTCAACGACCGCCGGACGTAAAACGACTTCGTGCCAACGGCGATTTAAATCAACGTTACGACTCCATCCAAGGAATGCCGCAGACGCCAAGCATAAAACCGCGGCGGCGATAACTACGCTTAACAAGGCGCGGTATTCCCGGCGGATTAACAAATAAAGCAGTAGCGGCGCCGCCATTAACTTCGCTAATACGGCCGCCCCCAGTACGGCGCCGCCCGTTACCTTCTTCCCGCGCTGTATGAAGTATAAGCCCAGAAAAGCGAACGCCCATAGAGGTACGTTTATCTGCCCGGAGCCGAGGTTGTCCGACCATAACCTCGCGGAAACGACGGCCGTCGCCACTAATACCCAATTCAACTTGCCGCCGCGAAGGTTTACCAACTTTCGCTTAAGCCACGGCGCCAACGGCACGGCCGGCGACTCTAACAAGTAAAAAGAAACGCTAAAAAGGAGGATTAAAGATCCGAAATTGAAAACGAACCACAACGACGCGGCGACGACGCGCGGCATGAGCGCGAACGGAACCATCACTAGGGCGAAGAACGGCGCGCATAGATAACCGGAGTAGGCTAAACTGCTTCCCGCGTACGGGTCCCCGTTCGCCATTATCGCATCGCCGGCGTCGAAATAAGAAAGACAGTCGCCCCGCGCGGCGCAACGTTCAACCCACCCCACGGCGAACGCGACGAACGCCGCGGCAACGACTATGAATACGATCCACCTCTTCATCTCAATACGCTCGCGACGCCGCCTCCCGTCTTAAAATCAGGCGCGGCCGCCGTCCCCGTTACGCGGAGCGGCGCCGCGCCTCGAGC includes the following:
- a CDS encoding glycosyltransferase family 87 protein, which gives rise to MRRWVVLILLVVVAAAFVAFAVEWVERCAARGDVLRYFEAGEAILTDGDPYAGSSLATAGYLCAPFFALLMVPFALLPRVVAAALWFVFNFGSLILLFSVSLYLLESPAIPLSAWLRRKLVNLRGGKLNWVLVATAAVSARLWWDNLGSGQINVPLWAFGFLGVYLIRQGKKGTGGAVMGAAVLVKLMAAPLLLYLLIRRKFRALLSVVIAAAVLSTASAAFLGWGRNAHLIRRWYQIVLRPAVAEHYYYVIERNESVPASLYAYNRLINRGHPPRYLYVWRHLRWLNAATVALFASVIAFFVVKCGFIKRRAGPAADNLLLGLIVLTGVLLQPLAWLQHFVVAIFPYMAVLYYAPRIEAAGVRYACYTLLALSFAGHTLIAADIWGAATEDA